Proteins encoded within one genomic window of Lynx canadensis isolate LIC74 chromosome B4, mLynCan4.pri.v2, whole genome shotgun sequence:
- the SLC25A18 gene encoding mitochondrial glutamate carrier 2 isoform X2 → MSSQDLSITAKLINGGVAGLVGVTCVFPIDLAKTRLQNQHGKDIYKGMIDCLVKTARAEGFLGMYRGAAVNLTLVTPEKAIKLAANDFFRQLLMEDGMQQNLKMEMLAGCGAGMCQVVVTCPMEMLKIQLQDAGRLAVHRQGSASAPSSSRSYTTRSAPTHKRPSATLIAWELLRTRGLSGLYKGLGATLLRDIPFSIIYFPLFANLNNLGFNERTGKASFAHSFMSGCVAGSIAAVTVTPLDVLKTRIQTLKKGLGEDSYSGITDCTRKIWIQEGPSALMKGAGCRALVIAPLFGIAQGVYFLGIGERILKCFE, encoded by the exons ATGTCCAGCCAGGATTTGAG TATTACAGCAAAACTCATCAATGGAGGTGTGGCAGGGCTTGTTGGGGTGACTTGTGTGTTCCCCATCGACTTGGCCAAGACTCGGCTGCAGAATCAACATGGAAAAGATATCTACAAAGGAAT GATAGACTGCCTGGTGAAAACTGCCAGGGCGGAAGGCTTCTTGGGCATGTACCGAG GGGCTGCAGTGAACCTAACCTTGGTCACTCCAGAGAAGGCCATCAAGCTGGCAGCCAATGACTTCTTCCGGCAGCTGCTAATGGAGGATGG GATGCAGCAGAACCTGAAGATGGAGATGCTAGCTGGATGTGGAGCTGGAATGTGCCAAGTGGTGGTCACTTGCCCCATGGAAATGCTCAAGATTCAGCTGCAGGATGCTGGCCGCTTGG CAGTTCATCGTCAGGGCTCGGCCTCAGCGCCTTCCTCCTCCAGGTCCTACACTACCCGCTCGGCTCCCACCCACAAGCGCCCGTCTGCCACCCTTATTGCCTGGGAACTACTTCGCACCCGGGGCCTGTCTGGTCTCTATAAGGGTCTGGGCGCCACTCTCCTCAG AGACATTCCCTTCTCCATCATCTACTTCCCACTGTTTGCCAACCTTAACAACCTTGGGTTCAACGAGCGTACCGGGAAGGCCTCCTTTGCTCATTCCTTTATGTCAGGCTGTGTTGCGGGTTCCATAGCTGCTGTCACAGTAACACCTCTGGACG TTTTGAAAACTCGAATCCAAACCCTCAAAAAAGGCCTGGGTGAGGACAGCTACAGTGGGATCACCGACTGCACCAG gaAAATCTGGATTCAGGAGGGACCATCCGCCCTCATGAAGGGAGCAGGCTGCCGGGCCCTGGTCATAGCCCCTCTCTTTGGGATTGCCCAAGGGGTCTACTTCCTTGGTATTGGAGAGCGGATCTTAAAGTGTTTCGAGTAG
- the SLC25A18 gene encoding mitochondrial glutamate carrier 2 isoform X1 gives MVNQPFLQFLQFSSDLAYILASRKDRRFLTKSRGGNWPAEAHQEGGSGQSPLTPVFSPLCCGGPQSRTQAPHLPRPAISLRSQQPVSQGPTSRMSSQDLSITAKLINGGVAGLVGVTCVFPIDLAKTRLQNQHGKDIYKGMIDCLVKTARAEGFLGMYRGAAVNLTLVTPEKAIKLAANDFFRQLLMEDGMQQNLKMEMLAGCGAGMCQVVVTCPMEMLKIQLQDAGRLAVHRQGSASAPSSSRSYTTRSAPTHKRPSATLIAWELLRTRGLSGLYKGLGATLLRDIPFSIIYFPLFANLNNLGFNERTGKASFAHSFMSGCVAGSIAAVTVTPLDVLKTRIQTLKKGLGEDSYSGITDCTRKIWIQEGPSALMKGAGCRALVIAPLFGIAQGVYFLGIGERILKCFE, from the exons aggaggaaactggccTGCGGAGGCTCATCAGGAGGGTGGCTCAGGCCAGTCTCCACTGACACCCGTGTTCTCTCCACTCTGCTGCGGTGGGCCACAGTCCAGGACACAGGCACCACATCTGCCTCGGCCAGCCATCTCCCTGAGGAGCCAGCAGCCTGTGTCCCAGGGACCCACCAGCAGAATGTCCAGCCAGGATTTGAG TATTACAGCAAAACTCATCAATGGAGGTGTGGCAGGGCTTGTTGGGGTGACTTGTGTGTTCCCCATCGACTTGGCCAAGACTCGGCTGCAGAATCAACATGGAAAAGATATCTACAAAGGAAT GATAGACTGCCTGGTGAAAACTGCCAGGGCGGAAGGCTTCTTGGGCATGTACCGAG GGGCTGCAGTGAACCTAACCTTGGTCACTCCAGAGAAGGCCATCAAGCTGGCAGCCAATGACTTCTTCCGGCAGCTGCTAATGGAGGATGG GATGCAGCAGAACCTGAAGATGGAGATGCTAGCTGGATGTGGAGCTGGAATGTGCCAAGTGGTGGTCACTTGCCCCATGGAAATGCTCAAGATTCAGCTGCAGGATGCTGGCCGCTTGG CAGTTCATCGTCAGGGCTCGGCCTCAGCGCCTTCCTCCTCCAGGTCCTACACTACCCGCTCGGCTCCCACCCACAAGCGCCCGTCTGCCACCCTTATTGCCTGGGAACTACTTCGCACCCGGGGCCTGTCTGGTCTCTATAAGGGTCTGGGCGCCACTCTCCTCAG AGACATTCCCTTCTCCATCATCTACTTCCCACTGTTTGCCAACCTTAACAACCTTGGGTTCAACGAGCGTACCGGGAAGGCCTCCTTTGCTCATTCCTTTATGTCAGGCTGTGTTGCGGGTTCCATAGCTGCTGTCACAGTAACACCTCTGGACG TTTTGAAAACTCGAATCCAAACCCTCAAAAAAGGCCTGGGTGAGGACAGCTACAGTGGGATCACCGACTGCACCAG gaAAATCTGGATTCAGGAGGGACCATCCGCCCTCATGAAGGGAGCAGGCTGCCGGGCCCTGGTCATAGCCCCTCTCTTTGGGATTGCCCAAGGGGTCTACTTCCTTGGTATTGGAGAGCGGATCTTAAAGTGTTTCGAGTAG